CACTGCCCACCCTCCGGTGCCGGTGGGTCCGGGCGCAAGGTCCACTGCGCAACTACCGACAGAAGAACGCCGCGGTGGGGCCAGAACAAGTGCGTACGAACAGTCCGCGTGCTGCGGGCGGTACGGCGGGCCCCGATTACACGTCTTCGGCCGGTCGCGCCCACTCGATCGAGACGCGCGATTCGGCCGACCCTCGGCCGCCGCGTGTCGCCGACTTCCGCACGGTGATTGAGCCGACGAACGTCGCGACCAGGGTTCGCCGCTCGGCCAGCGACGCGCCGGCCCACCACGACCCCGGCCCGAGCGGGTCCGACCCAGGCTCGCCGAGCCACTCGCCGATAGGGAGAGTGGGCGACGCGGCGTTGTCGATCTCGGCGAGCTGGGCGGTCAGTAGATCGATCCGGCCGGACAGCGACCGTTCGGAGTCCAGGAAACGGCGCTTCCCGATCGTGCCGGAGTATCCGCCCGCCGCCCGGTCGTCATACAGCTCGGTGAGGGTGCGCTCGGCGTCGTCCAGCTCGCCCGCGATGGCCCCGCGCTGGGCGGCTACAGCCGGGTCCGCCGAGGCGACCCCGAACCGGCGCGTTGCCTCGGCGATCGTGTCGAGGGTGTCCGGGGCGTATTCGGCGGTGGCGATCAGGGCGAAGATTCGGCGGGCAATGTAGTCGTCGAGCGCGAGCATGGCGATGGCGCAGCCGCCACTGTGTGTGCCGGGGAGCCGACGGCCGGGGGCGCGGTTGCACAAGTACGTCGACTTGTACTCGACATCATTGATTCGGTGCGACTTCATGAGCGATCCGCACTCGCAGCGCAGCACCCCGAGGGAGCCGAGCAGAGAGGCCACGTCGCGCCGCAACGGGACGACGGGGGACGGCTTGCCGTCGAGTATGGCTTGCACCGTGTACCACTCGTGTGGGTCGACAAGCGCCGGGTGAGTGCGGACTGGCTCGCCGCTCTCGTCGCGTACGAGGCGGTATCCGATCACGTTGGCCCCTTGCCGGCCGTCCTTGCGGGTGGAATAGACCACCTCGGCGGCGTAGCCGGCGATCCGGGGGTCACGCAGGATGCGGTTCACCGTGCGGGGACGCCACGCGCTGTTGGCGGCGAGTTTGCCGGTGGTCTGCCCCCGAGTGGGGACGTTGGCCGCGTTCAGGGCGGCGGCGAGTCCGCCGACGGTCGCGGGCGAGGTCGGAGACAGCATCCAATCGAACATACGGCGGATGATCGCGACCTCGAAGTCATTGCGGATGAGTAGTTGAATCGTGATCGGTCGCCCGTCGGGGCTGCGTCGAACCTCGGGGGTTAGTGCGAAGCCGTACGGGGCCTTGCCGGAGACGTAGCCGCCTAGGTCGCGGGCAAGGGCCTTCGCGGCCTTTACGTTGATACTCTTCGTCTTCGACTCTCCGTGCGCCTGATCGAGCCTCATGATCAGGTGGATTAGATCCACTAGGTTGCCCCGGCGGAACTCGCCTTCGGCCACGCTGACGATGGTCACGCCCCGGTTGAGCAGGTCGGTAACGACGGGGATGGCGTCGAGGGGGTCAAGGCGAGACAGCCGGGAAATGTAATAGACGATGATCATATTGATGCGGCCGGAGTGGCAATCGGCTACCAGCCGATCGAAGCCGGGGCGCTCGGTCCCGCTGAACGCACTGATGCCGAGGTCTTCGTACCAATCGACCCAGGTCGCGCCCATCTGGTCGGATCGGCCCCGCGCGGCGGTCTTCTGGATGACCGTAGACACCTCACCGCCACCCTCGCGCTTCACCGACTGACGGCCGTATCCACCGACCCGATGCTTGAAAGGGGCATTGATCTACTATACCCCTGTTACTAATTACTGACGGCAAGTACGGCGTCGACCTTGCCGAGTTCGGCCGAGCGCTGGTCCGGCGCTGGTGGCGGCGCCCTGCTGCGTGGCTGGC
Above is a window of Micromonospora yangpuensis DNA encoding:
- a CDS encoding recombinase family protein; amino-acid sequence: MNAPFKHRVGGYGRQSVKREGGGEVSTVIQKTAARGRSDQMGATWVDWYEDLGISAFSGTERPGFDRLVADCHSGRINMIIVYYISRLSRLDPLDAIPVVTDLLNRGVTIVSVAEGEFRRGNLVDLIHLIMRLDQAHGESKTKSINVKAAKALARDLGGYVSGKAPYGFALTPEVRRSPDGRPITIQLLIRNDFEVAIIRRMFDWMLSPTSPATVGGLAAALNAANVPTRGQTTGKLAANSAWRPRTVNRILRDPRIAGYAAEVVYSTRKDGRQGANVIGYRLVRDESGEPVRTHPALVDPHEWYTVQAILDGKPSPVVPLRRDVASLLGSLGVLRCECGSLMKSHRINDVEYKSTYLCNRAPGRRLPGTHSGGCAIAMLALDDYIARRIFALIATAEYAPDTLDTIAEATRRFGVASADPAVAAQRGAIAGELDDAERTLTELYDDRAAGGYSGTIGKRRFLDSERSLSGRIDLLTAQLAEIDNAASPTLPIGEWLGEPGSDPLGPGSWWAGASLAERRTLVATFVGSITVRKSATRGGRGSAESRVSIEWARPAEDV